One region of Alosa sapidissima isolate fAloSap1 chromosome 1, fAloSap1.pri, whole genome shotgun sequence genomic DNA includes:
- the LOC121694495 gene encoding methionine-R-sulfoxide reductase B2, mitochondrial-like yields MARMVSRFCQLLGEVSIKSTLPQRSLVLIRPLGTSSGLRSLTRYDQSWANTDWKKKLTPEQYTVTRERRTEEPFTGVYLNHSEEGMYHCVCCDTPLFSSVSKFDSGTGWPSFTEAHGTWEQDESHANILRRADNSLGSTATEVICKQCDAHLGHVFEDGPEPGGQRFCINSIALSFKPSVQK; encoded by the exons ATGGCTCGAATGGTCAGTCGCTTCTGTCAGCTGCTTGGTGAAGTGTCTATAAAGTCCACTCTGCCCCAGAGAAGTTTAGTGTTGATAAGACCACTGGGCACATCCTCTG GGCTGAGGTCGCTAACACGTTACGATCAGTCATGGGCGAACACAGACTGGAAGAAGAAACTGACCCCAGAACAGTACACAGTCACAAGAGAGAGACGTACAGAAGAG CCTTTCACTGGTGTCTACTTAAATCACTCGGAAGAGGGCATGTAccactgtgtgtgctgtgacacTCCTCTTTTTAG CTCTGTGTCTAAATTTGATTCGGGGACTGGGTGGCCATCTTTTACTGAGGCCCATGGAACATGGGAGCAGGATGAAAGTCATGCCAACATCCTGCGACGCGCTGATAACTCACTGGGTAGCACAGCAACCGAAGTCATTTGTAAGCAG TGTGATGCTCATCTGGGTCATGTGTTCGAGGACGGTCCAGAGCCCGGGGGTCAGCGCTTCTGTATCAACAGCATCGCTCTCAGCTTCAAACCAAGTGTACAAAAATAA
- the dnajc1 gene encoding dnaJ homolog subfamily C member 1 → MTSSWVSMCALLLCLSIEKPIPTLAWDADLELFDLVEEIPQTFYEFLSVDQDASSADIRKAYRRLSLTLHPDKNKDENAETQFRQLVAIYEVLKDEERRQTYNDILVNGLPDWRQPVFYYRRVRKMSNAELGFLLFLILTVGHYAVIWSIYLEKQLDELLSKKKKEKKKKMSNKGTEDGKGVNQEKNERSYDKPQWHDILPLKLSIWLYFSVKSLPQVIQEVKQYYEDYQAMKVKEKEEAEALAAQEAQQKEKRPKVKKPKIEFPVYEPSAFDTNYAAPYDQAASIEDIEDQMDDWLEEKKSQKKKVPEWTEEDLSQLSRCMVKFPGGTPGRWEKIAHELGRSVSEVTAKVKQAKDNITITPGLVKLSDLKGASVGGKVSKAGAVPDNLMTQREELPLAQEQLAEPDGGEETEAKGLRRRAKRAAAGAGAGSGSGAGEDKPSRSRRQRDFDPDAVEEDSDEDRRAQAPAPQKEKACAAPAEDLWTQNQQKLLELALQQYPRGTTERWDRIAKVVPGKSKEECMIRYKLLAELIQKRKQAKS, encoded by the exons ATGACCTCATCATGGGTCTCCATGTGTGCTTTACTTCTTTGCCTTTCTATCGAGAAACCAATCCCCACACTTGCATGGGATGCAGACCTGGAGCTGTTCGATCTCGTTGAAGAAATACCGCAAACATTCTATGAATTCTTGTCTGTGGATCAG GATGCTTCGTCCGCAGACATTAGGAAGGCCTATCGAAGGCTTTCCCTCACCCTGCATCCAGACAAGAACAAAGATGAAAATGCAGAAACGCAGTTCAGGCAG CTTGTGGCAATTTATGAGGTCTTGAAGGATGAAGAAAGGAGACAAAC GTACAATGACATTCTGGTCAATGGACTCCCTGATTGGAGACAGCCAGTGTTCTACTACCGGCGGGTGAGGAAGATGAGCAATGCAGAGCTaggcttcctcctcttcctgatCTTGACTGTCGGTCACTACGCAGTCATATGGTCTATTTATCTGGAGAAGCAGCTG GATGAACTTCTGAgtaaaaagaagaaagagaaaaagaaaaagatgaGTAACAAGGGCACGGAGGATGGGAAGGGTGTCAACCAGGAGAAGAATGAGCG GTCCTATGACAAACCCCAGTGGCATGACATCCTGCCGCTCAAACTGAGCATCTGGCTGTACTTCTCCGTGAAGTCCCTCCCTCAGGTCATTCAGGAGGTGAAGCAGTACTATGAAGACTATCAAGCAATGAAGGtcaaagagaaggaggaagctGAGGCCTTGGCTGCACAGGAGGCACAACAAA AGGAAAAGCGTCCTAAAGTAAAGAAGCCAAAGATAGAGTTCCCTGTCTATGAGCCCAGCGCCTTCGATACAAACTATGCAGCTCCGTACGACCAGGCAGCGTCCATTGAAGACATCGAGGACCAGATGGATGACTGgctagaagaaaaaaaatctcagaAAAAGAAA GTCCCCGAGTGGACAGAGGAGGACCTCAGCCAGCTCAgcaggtgcatggtgaagtttCCAGGGGGCACTCCGGGACGGTGGGAGAAGATTGCCCATGAATTGGGCAGGTCCGTGTCagag GTAACTGCAAAGGTCAAACAAGCCAAAGACAATATCACCATCACACCAG GGCTGGTGAAGCTCTCCGATCTGAAGGGTGCCTCTGTAGGGGGTAAAGTGTCCAAAGCAGGGGCGGTGCCGGACAACCTGATGACCCAGCGTGAGGAGCTGCCACTGGCCCAGGAGCAGCTAGCGGAGCCAGACGGCGGCGAGGAGACGGAGGCGAAGGGCCTGAGGAGGAGGGCGAAGAGGGCAGCAGCCGGCGCGGGGGCAGGGAGCGGGAGTGGCGCTGGGGAGGACAAGCCCAGCCGGAGCCGTCGCCAGAGGGACTTTGATCCTGACGCCGTGGAAGAGGACAGTGACGAGGACAGGCGGGCGCAAGCGCCAGCACCGCAGAAGGAGAAAGCCTGCGCTGCCCCTGCAGAGGATTTGTGGACACAGAACCAGCAGAAGCTTCTAGAGCTGGCGCTGCAGCAGTACCCACGCGGCACCACGGAACGCTGGGACAGGATCGCTAAAGTGGTGCCCGGAAAGAGCAAG GAGGAGTGTATGATTCGTTATAAGTTGCTGGCTGAACTCATACAGAAACGGAAGCAAGCGAAGAGCTGA
- the bmi1b gene encoding polycomb complex protein BMI-1-B — protein sequence MMHRTTRIKITELNPHLMCVLCGGYFIDATTIVECLHSFCKMCIVRYLETSKYCPICDVQVHKTKPLLNIRSDKTLQDIVYKLVPGLFKNEMKRRRDFYAEHPSVDAANGSNEDRGEVADEDKRIITDDEIISLSIEFCDQNKQERSGEAKSVTKESVKRYLQCPAAMTVLHLRKFLRSKMDIPCTFQIDVMYEDEPLKDYYTLMDIAYIYTWRRNGPLPLKYRVRPSCKMMKLCSPREELSSGSAGSRPEGESDSGSDKPCSPAARDPSTSTSTTPPTNPSTALQSAQSGLLHTSTINGLCSSSSATTTTNCSSGPANRQLTLNSKACKPSAVNGSPPLG from the exons ATGATGCACAGAACAACAAGAATTAAGATAACAGAACTGAATCcccacttgatgtgtgtgttatgtggagGTTACTTCATAGATGCCACCACCATTGTTGAATGCCTACATTCTT TCTGCAAAATGTGCATTGTGAGGTATCTTGAGACCAGCAAGTACTGCCCTATTTGTGATGTTCAGGTCCACAAAACAAAACCTTTGCTgaatataag GTCGGACAAGACTCTTCAAGACATTGTGTACAAGTTGGTTCCAGGTCTTTTCAAAA ATGAAATGAAACGCAGACGGGATTTCTATGCTGAACATCCTTCAGTTGATG CTGCAAATGGATCGAATGAAGACAGAGGAGAGGTGGCTGACGAGGACAAGAGAATAATTACAGATGATGAGATTATCAGCCTCTCCATAGAGTTCTGTGACCAAAACAA ACAAGAAAGATCTGGGGAGGCTAAAAGTGTCACTAAAGAG AGTGTGAAAAGGTACTTGCAGTGTCCAGCTGCAATGACTGTCCTGCATTTAAGAAAATTTCTGAGGAGTAAGATGGACATACCATGCACATTTCAG ATTGATGTTATGTATGAAGATGAACCACTTAAAGATTATTACACATTAATGGACATTGCTTATATCTACACTTGGAGAAGG AATGGACCACTGCCCCTGAAGTACAGAGTGCGGCCCAGCTGTAAGATGATGAAGCTCTGCAGTCCCAGAGAGGAGCTGAGCAGTGGCAGTGCTGGCAGCCGGCCCGAGGGGGAGAGTGATTCGGGCAGTGATAAACCCTGCAGCCCTGCTGCCAGAgacccctccacctccacctccaccaccccacccaccaACCCCAGCACTGCGCTGCAGTCGGCCCAGTCTGGACTCCTACACACCTCCACGATCAATGGCCTgtgttcctcctcctccgccaccaccaccaccaactgcAGCTCTGGTCCAGCAAACAGACAGCTAACCCTGAACAGCAAAGCCTGCAAGCCCTCGGCTGTGAATGGCTCACCCCCTCTGGGATGA